Proteins co-encoded in one Muntiacus reevesi chromosome 13, mMunRee1.1, whole genome shotgun sequence genomic window:
- the LOC136146150 gene encoding large ribosomal subunit protein eL39-like codes for MSSHKNFRQFLVRKQKQNHPILQWIRMETGNKIRYDPKRRHWRRTRLGL; via the coding sequence ATGTCTTCTCACAAGAATTTCAggcaattcctggtcaggaaacaaaaGCAGAATCATCCCATTCTCCAGTGGATTCGAATGGAAACTGGTAATAAAATCAGATACGACCCCAAGAGAAGACATTGGAGAAGAACCAGGCTGGGTCTATAA